Proteins co-encoded in one Salvia splendens isolate huo1 chromosome 4, SspV2, whole genome shotgun sequence genomic window:
- the LOC121797952 gene encoding F-box protein CPR1-like: MATSDLPQEILIDIFSRLPAKSVGKCRCLAKTWQTLLSSPQFIKSHLIRSPPQENLILITPSGSVHSAAAADGAVSSKLQSLQNITEFAGSCDGLVLLVDDKDRKLLVNPITLQLIEITDSPLALTKGESFSMYGLGHDPISDDYKIVALSYWDTDNEYNPDCADTFVDVYSVGRGVWRRADNSPYDHAVPHLACGAFVGGKIHWLASSREEGYASVIAAFDLAREVFDEMPAPKDVDVGKFVFYKLVFLGGCLCLVDAQRDITRVWVMKEYGVGESWRRFIIEGECESDVIKPLCFDGDEEVVLLTEGESLVVHDAKGKSIREMVVDGVPAVFVDGGVFLHNLVSPSLHEEVM, translated from the coding sequence ATGGCGACATCCGACTTACCCCAAGAAATCTTGATCGACATTTTCTCCCGTCTGCCAGCAAAATCAGTCGGAAAATGCAGATGCTTAGCGAAAACATGGCAAACTCTGCTCTCCTCCCCTCAGTTCATCAAATCCCACCTCATCCGAAGCCCCCCTCAAGAAAATCTCATTCTCATAACCCCCTCCGGCTCCGTccactccgccgccgccgccgacggGGCTGTCTCAAGCAAGCTCCAATCGCTGCAAAACATCACAGAGTTTGCCGGCTCTTGTGATGGATTAGTATTATTGGTCGACGACAAAGATCGGAAGCTTCTAGTAAATCCCATCACTTTGCAGCTGATCGAAATAACCGATTCACCGCTTGCTTTGACCAAAGGCGAGAGCTTTAGCATGTATGGATTAGGGCATGATCCGATCAGCGACGATTACAAAATTGTGGCGCTTTCGTATTGGGACACCGACAACGAGTATAATCCGGATTGTGCCGATACATTTGTGGACGTGTATTCCGTTGGGAGAGGCGTTTGGAGAAGGGCTGACAATTCGCCTTACGATCACGCCGTTCCTCATCTTGCTTGCGGGGCCTTTGTGGGTGGCAAGATTCATTGGCTGGCGAGTAGCCGAGAAGAGGGCTACGCCTCTGTAATTGCTGCTTTCGATTTGGCACGAGAGgtgttcgacgaaatgcctGCTCCAAAAGATGTTGATGTGGGGAAGTTTGTGTTTTATAAGCTCGTGTTTCTTGGTGGTTGCCTTTGCTTGGTTGATGCGCAAAGAGATATAACTCGTGTTTGGGTTATGAAAGAGTATGGTGTGGGAGAATCTTGGAGGAGATTTATCATAGAGGGAGAGTGTGAATCTGATGTGATTAAGCCTCTGTGTTTTGATGGAGATGAGGAGGTTGTGTTGCTAACCGAGGGGGAGAGTTTGGTTGTTCACGATGCGAAGGGGAAGTCGATTAGGGAGATGGTTGTTGATGGAGTTCCGGCTGTGTTTGTGGACGGAGGTGTCTTTCTTCACAACCTCGTCTCGCCTTCTTTACACGAGGAGGTGATGTAA